The following proteins are co-located in the Lacticaseibacillus paracasei subsp. paracasei genome:
- a CDS encoding Nramp family divalent metal transporter: protein MARPDERLTVQREKRSLDDINRSVQVPSVYESSFFQKFLAYSGPGALVAVGYMDPGNWLTALEGGSRYHYALLSVLLMSILVAMFMQTLAIKLGVVARLDLAQAIAAFIPHWSRICLWLINEAAMMATDMTGVVGTAIALKLLFGLPLMWGMLLTIADVLVVLLFLRFGIRRIELIVLVSILTVGIIFGIEVARADPSIGGIAGGFVPHTDILTNHGMLLLSLGIMGATIMPHNIYLHSSLAQSRKYDEHIPAQVTEALRFGKWDSNVHLVAAFLINALLLILGAALFYGVGGHVTAFQGVYNGLKNPMIVGGLASPLMSTLFAFALLITGLISSIASTLAGQIVMEGYLNIRMPLWERRLLTRLVTLIPIMVIGFMIGFSEHNFEQVIVYAQVSLSIALPFTLFPLVALTNRRDLMGIHVNSQLVRWVGYFLTGVITVLNIQLAISVFV from the coding sequence ATGGCAAGGCCTGATGAACGCTTAACAGTGCAACGCGAAAAACGCAGTCTTGATGACATTAACCGCAGCGTGCAGGTGCCGAGTGTTTATGAATCTTCGTTTTTTCAGAAGTTTCTGGCATACAGCGGGCCGGGTGCCTTGGTTGCTGTTGGTTATATGGATCCGGGTAACTGGCTAACGGCACTTGAAGGTGGCAGTCGGTATCACTACGCCTTGCTATCGGTACTCTTGATGTCGATTTTGGTGGCCATGTTCATGCAAACGCTGGCGATTAAACTTGGCGTGGTCGCACGATTAGATCTGGCCCAAGCAATTGCCGCATTTATTCCGCACTGGAGCCGCATCTGCTTATGGTTGATCAATGAGGCAGCTATGATGGCCACGGATATGACTGGCGTTGTGGGGACGGCGATTGCGCTAAAACTGCTGTTTGGCCTGCCTCTGATGTGGGGAATGCTCCTAACCATCGCTGATGTGCTGGTTGTTTTATTATTCTTACGATTTGGCATTCGCCGAATTGAGTTGATTGTGCTGGTATCGATTCTCACAGTCGGCATCATTTTCGGCATTGAAGTTGCGCGAGCCGATCCGTCAATTGGCGGGATTGCTGGCGGTTTTGTGCCACATACGGACATCCTGACGAATCATGGCATGTTACTGCTCAGTCTCGGCATCATGGGCGCCACGATCATGCCACATAACATTTACCTGCACTCTTCACTAGCCCAGAGTCGCAAATACGACGAGCATATTCCGGCACAGGTGACCGAGGCACTGCGGTTTGGTAAGTGGGATTCCAATGTGCATCTAGTCGCCGCTTTTCTGATTAATGCCTTGCTATTGATTCTTGGGGCAGCGCTGTTTTATGGCGTGGGCGGCCATGTGACGGCTTTTCAAGGTGTCTATAATGGGTTGAAAAATCCGATGATTGTTGGCGGGCTGGCTAGTCCGTTAATGAGTACATTATTCGCATTTGCGTTGCTCATCACGGGCTTGATTAGCTCGATTGCAAGCACCTTAGCAGGGCAAATTGTGATGGAAGGTTATCTGAACATTCGCATGCCATTGTGGGAGCGGAGGTTGCTGACGCGGCTTGTGACGCTCATTCCCATCATGGTGATTGGCTTCATGATCGGTTTTAGCGAACACAACTTTGAGCAAGTTATTGTCTATGCACAGGTGTCATTGAGCATTGCCTTGCCATTTACGCTTTTCCCGTTGGTGGCCTTGACGAATCGGCGTGATTTGATGGGTATCCACGTTAATTCGCAACTCGTGCGGTGGGTCGGCTATTTTCTGACGGGTGTGATCACCGTTCTAAATATTCAGCTGGCCATTTCAGTCTTTGTTTAA
- the hemH gene encoding ferrochelatase: MAKGLLIVNLGSPVSPETKDVRRYLREFLSDQNVITMPKALWQPILRGFILPFRSWRSATFYKHEWTQAGSPLIAYTQVTRDRLRERLPDWDVQMAMNYGGEYPIGETLQTMATRGDAPIVVIPLFPEYTQSTTKTILDKVAASGVKTVVIDRFYDHSDYQKILAQQIDDAYEAGAYDTVILSYHGIPTAMVRHGDPYQQECETTTAGVKQYLKKVPQTKVEMCYQSKFGPVPWLKPYLRNRLMELAALGKRNVLVATPSFVADCLETLEENNVQNYQTFRANGGKNFATVRPMNGCEPFCDFLAKLAEDKIAAEANHGKA; the protein is encoded by the coding sequence ATGGCAAAAGGGTTGTTGATTGTTAATTTGGGATCGCCGGTTTCGCCGGAGACAAAGGATGTACGGCGGTATTTACGGGAGTTTCTGAGTGATCAGAACGTCATCACAATGCCTAAAGCCCTGTGGCAACCGATTTTGCGCGGTTTTATTTTACCCTTTCGCAGCTGGCGGTCGGCAACTTTCTATAAGCATGAGTGGACCCAAGCTGGCTCGCCATTGATTGCCTATACGCAGGTGACCCGGGATCGGCTTCGCGAGCGGCTGCCTGACTGGGATGTGCAGATGGCGATGAACTATGGCGGCGAGTATCCGATTGGCGAAACGCTGCAGACGATGGCAACGCGTGGTGATGCGCCGATTGTGGTGATTCCGCTGTTTCCTGAATACACGCAAAGTACGACGAAGACTATTTTGGATAAGGTCGCGGCTTCAGGCGTGAAGACCGTGGTTATTGACCGTTTTTATGATCATTCAGACTATCAAAAGATTCTTGCACAACAGATCGACGATGCTTATGAAGCGGGGGCGTATGATACCGTTATTCTGAGCTATCATGGCATTCCGACAGCGATGGTGCGGCATGGTGATCCGTATCAACAGGAATGTGAAACGACCACAGCAGGTGTGAAGCAGTATCTTAAGAAAGTGCCCCAGACTAAGGTTGAGATGTGTTATCAGTCAAAGTTTGGCCCGGTTCCTTGGTTGAAACCATATTTACGCAATCGGTTAATGGAACTGGCTGCTTTGGGTAAGCGCAATGTGTTAGTGGCAACCCCAAGTTTTGTGGCTGATTGTTTGGAAACACTGGAAGAAAATAATGTCCAGAATTATCAAACATTTCGTGCTAATGGCGGCAAAAACTTTGCGACTGTCCGACCGATGAATGGTTGCGAGCCGTTTTGTGACTTTTTAGCTAAGTTGGCTGAGGATAAGATTGCGGCGGAGGCGAACCATGGCAAGGCCTGA
- a CDS encoding histidine phosphatase family protein — protein sequence MKGITVYLVRHGQTWFNHFNKMQGWCDSPLTDNGIKDGTKTGVILRNVAFTHAYCSDTMRATRTADLILSKNVTGKIPLTVTQYFREQFYGYFEGEDSSKTWYEVGFPHGAKTYPEILEKYGVDASKDFMHDADPFHEAEDARTYWTRLMKGFRQLRAENHEGDKVLMVSHGTTIRSIVDKFGKNDGYVVTDSPRNGSISKILLTDEGIKVLSYNEFEA from the coding sequence ATGAAAGGCATCACAGTCTATCTGGTGCGCCATGGTCAGACATGGTTCAACCATTTTAATAAAATGCAGGGTTGGTGTGACTCGCCATTAACCGATAATGGGATTAAAGATGGTACTAAAACGGGTGTCATTCTACGCAACGTGGCCTTCACACACGCTTATTGCAGCGACACCATGCGAGCTACTCGCACGGCCGATCTGATTCTCAGCAAAAACGTCACTGGCAAGATTCCGCTAACCGTCACCCAATACTTTCGCGAACAATTTTATGGCTATTTTGAGGGTGAAGATTCTAGCAAAACTTGGTATGAAGTCGGCTTCCCGCATGGTGCCAAGACCTATCCAGAAATTTTGGAAAAATATGGGGTTGACGCCTCAAAAGACTTCATGCACGATGCTGATCCTTTCCACGAAGCCGAAGATGCGCGCACTTACTGGACTCGGCTGATGAAAGGCTTCCGCCAGTTGCGGGCCGAAAACCATGAAGGTGATAAAGTCCTGATGGTCAGCCACGGCACGACCATTCGCAGCATCGTCGATAAGTTCGGCAAAAATGATGGGTATGTGGTCACCGATTCGCCTCGCAACGGCTCCATCAGTAAAATTCTTTTAACTGATGAAGGCATTAAAGTATTGAGTTATAACGAG